One window of Pseudomonas sp. ML2-2023-3 genomic DNA carries:
- the der gene encoding ribosome biogenesis GTPase Der has product MVPVIALVGRPNVGKSTLFNRLTRTRDAIVGDLSGLTRDRQYGEAKWQGRSYILVDTGGISGDEHGMDEKMAEQSLLAIEEADVVLFLVDAKAGFTAADQMIGEHLRKRNKRSYVVANKVDNIDPDMARAEFAPLGMGDAIPIAGAHGRGITQMLEIALSNFPRDEEEPEDGEEEVVLEGEEAKRIPGPSEKDGIKIAIIGRPNVGKSTLVNRMLGEDRVIVYDQPGTTRDSIYIPFERNDEKYTLIDTAGVRKRGKIHEEVEKFSVVKTLQAIKDANVVIFVMDAREGVVDHDLNLLGFALEAGRALVIAINKWDGMTPSERDFVKVELTRRLFFVDFADIHFISALHGTGVGNLYQSVQNSFKSAVTRWPTNRLTQILEDAVSEHAPPMVNSRRIKLRYAHLGGANPPIIVIHGNQVEKVPKSYVRYLENTYRRVLKLVGTPIRIEFKGGENPYEGNKNSLTDRQVNKKRRMMSHHKKAEKNRKDKR; this is encoded by the coding sequence ATGGTTCCCGTAATCGCCCTGGTGGGCCGACCAAACGTCGGCAAGTCCACCTTGTTCAACCGCCTGACCAGGACTCGTGACGCCATCGTTGGCGACTTGTCCGGTCTGACCCGTGATCGCCAATACGGTGAGGCCAAGTGGCAAGGGCGTTCCTACATTCTGGTCGACACCGGCGGTATCTCCGGTGACGAGCACGGTATGGACGAAAAGATGGCCGAGCAGTCGCTGCTGGCTATCGAAGAAGCTGATGTCGTTCTGTTCCTGGTAGATGCAAAAGCAGGCTTCACCGCCGCTGACCAGATGATCGGCGAACACCTTCGCAAACGTAACAAGCGTTCCTACGTAGTAGCCAACAAGGTCGACAACATCGATCCGGACATGGCTCGCGCCGAGTTCGCGCCACTGGGCATGGGCGACGCGATTCCAATCGCCGGTGCTCACGGTCGTGGTATTACCCAGATGCTGGAAATTGCCCTGAGCAACTTCCCGCGTGACGAAGAAGAGCCTGAAGACGGCGAAGAAGAAGTCGTTCTCGAAGGTGAGGAAGCCAAGCGCATTCCTGGCCCAAGCGAAAAAGACGGCATCAAAATCGCCATCATCGGTCGTCCTAACGTTGGCAAGTCGACTCTGGTTAACCGCATGCTCGGTGAAGACCGGGTAATCGTGTATGACCAGCCAGGCACTACCCGCGACAGTATCTACATCCCGTTTGAGCGTAACGACGAGAAGTACACGCTGATCGACACCGCCGGTGTGCGCAAGCGCGGCAAGATCCACGAAGAAGTTGAAAAGTTCTCCGTGGTCAAAACCCTGCAAGCGATCAAAGACGCCAACGTGGTGATCTTTGTGATGGACGCCCGTGAAGGCGTGGTTGACCACGACCTCAACCTGTTGGGCTTTGCGCTGGAGGCCGGTCGGGCTCTGGTCATCGCGATCAACAAGTGGGACGGCATGACCCCGAGCGAGCGCGACTTCGTTAAAGTCGAGCTGACGCGTCGCCTGTTCTTCGTCGACTTCGCCGATATTCACTTTATCTCGGCGCTGCACGGCACTGGCGTGGGCAACCTGTACCAGTCGGTGCAGAACTCCTTCAAGTCAGCGGTTACCCGCTGGCCGACCAACCGTCTGACCCAGATCCTGGAAGATGCGGTCAGTGAGCACGCGCCACCGATGGTCAACAGCCGCCGGATCAAACTGCGTTATGCCCACTTGGGTGGTGCTAACCCGCCGATTATCGTGATCCACGGTAACCAGGTTGAGAAGGTTCCGAAGTCTTACGTCCGTTATCTCGAAAACACCTACCGTCGTGTCTTGAAGCTGGTCGGTACGCCGATCCGCATCGAGTTCAAAGGTGGCGAGAACCCGTACGAAGGCAACAAGAACTCGCTGACCGACCGTCAGGTCAACAAGAAGCGCCGCATGATGTCGCACCACAAGAAAGCCGAGAAAAACCGCAAAGACAAGCGCTGA
- a CDS encoding pyridoxal phosphate-dependent aminotransferase: MITSKLPNVGTTIFTRMSQLATETGALNLSQGFPDFDGPQALRDAVGKHIASGHNQYSPMTGLPALREQVAAKISRSYGVKVDADTEVTITPGATQAIFCAIQAVIHAGDEVIVFDPCYDSYEPSVELAGGRCVHVQLGLEDFSIDWQQLEDALSPRTRMIILNSPHNPSGALISRAELDQLARLIADRDIYLISDEVYEHLVFDGVPHVSVLSHPELYHRAFVVSSFGKTYHVTGWKTGYVVAPPALTVELRKVHQYVSFCGVTPLQYALADFMADHPEHVEELPGFYQAKRDLFCDLLSPSRFTFKPVAGTYFQLVDYSRIRPDLNDVDMAVWLTREHGVATIPVSVFYQTPPEGQRLVRLCFAKREETLREAAEKLCVI; this comes from the coding sequence ATGATCACCAGCAAGTTGCCGAATGTAGGCACCACTATTTTCACGCGCATGTCGCAGCTCGCGACAGAAACCGGCGCACTTAACCTGTCTCAGGGGTTCCCCGATTTCGACGGCCCGCAGGCATTGCGTGACGCGGTCGGCAAGCACATTGCCAGTGGCCATAACCAGTACTCACCCATGACCGGCTTGCCTGCCTTGCGTGAGCAGGTGGCAGCCAAAATTTCCCGCAGCTACGGGGTCAAGGTGGATGCTGACACCGAGGTGACGATCACGCCTGGCGCGACCCAGGCCATTTTCTGCGCAATCCAGGCCGTGATTCATGCCGGCGATGAAGTGATCGTCTTTGATCCGTGCTACGACAGCTACGAGCCCTCGGTTGAGCTGGCGGGTGGCCGTTGCGTGCATGTGCAACTGGGGCTGGAAGACTTCTCGATAGATTGGCAACAACTTGAAGATGCCCTGAGCCCGCGCACGCGCATGATCATCCTGAATAGCCCGCACAACCCAAGCGGTGCCCTGATCAGTCGTGCCGAACTGGACCAGTTGGCCCGCCTGATTGCCGACCGCGATATCTACCTCATCAGCGATGAGGTGTACGAACATCTGGTGTTCGATGGCGTGCCCCACGTCAGTGTTTTGTCCCATCCTGAGTTGTACCATCGCGCATTCGTTGTCAGCTCATTCGGTAAGACCTACCACGTGACAGGCTGGAAAACAGGCTACGTCGTTGCGCCGCCTGCCTTGACCGTTGAACTGCGCAAGGTTCACCAGTACGTCAGCTTCTGCGGAGTAACGCCCTTGCAGTATGCGTTGGCAGACTTCATGGCCGATCACCCGGAGCACGTTGAAGAGTTGCCAGGGTTTTACCAGGCCAAGCGCGACCTGTTCTGTGATTTGCTCAGCCCGTCGCGTTTTACCTTCAAGCCGGTGGCAGGTACGTATTTTCAGTTGGTGGATTACTCCCGGATTCGCCCGGACCTCAACGATGTCGACATGGCGGTATGGCTGACCCGCGAACACGGGGTGGCCACTATCCCGGTGTCGGTGTTCTACCAGACCCCGCCTGAAGGGCAGCGGCTGGTTCGTCTATGTTTTGCAAAACGCGAGGAGACGCTGCGCGAAGCAGCAGAAAAACTATGCGTGATCTGA
- a CDS encoding amidohydrolase: MRDLKGLPDLTVALVQTTLAWHDRQANFEHFDELLEHARGADLVVLPEMFTTGFSMESKTLAEPEGGPSTEWLRKQAKRLDAVVTGSVIVRAADGSHRNRLLWARPDGEVLHYDKRHLFRMAGEHEHFTPGERQVQFEVKGWRIRPLICYDLRFPVWSCDPHDTDLLLYTASWPGARRLHWNRLLPARAIENLCYVAAVNRVGTDGKGMVYTGDSHIFDFQGESLLSAGEADGVFTMSLNAADLSAYRERFPANLDADDFELR, translated from the coding sequence ATGCGTGATCTGAAGGGTTTACCCGATTTAACCGTGGCACTGGTGCAAACCACGCTAGCCTGGCATGACCGTCAGGCCAATTTCGAACATTTCGACGAGCTGCTTGAGCATGCTCGGGGCGCCGATCTGGTGGTGCTGCCCGAAATGTTTACCACCGGCTTCAGCATGGAGTCCAAAACCCTGGCTGAACCTGAAGGCGGCCCAAGCACCGAGTGGCTGCGCAAGCAGGCAAAAAGGCTTGATGCCGTGGTCACGGGTAGCGTGATTGTGCGTGCGGCAGATGGCAGCCACCGTAATCGATTGTTGTGGGCCCGCCCTGATGGCGAAGTGCTGCACTACGACAAACGTCACCTGTTTCGTATGGCCGGTGAGCATGAGCATTTCACCCCGGGTGAGCGTCAGGTTCAGTTCGAGGTCAAAGGTTGGCGTATTCGCCCTTTGATTTGCTATGACCTGCGCTTCCCGGTGTGGAGCTGCGACCCTCACGACACCGACTTGTTGCTGTATACCGCCAGTTGGCCAGGGGCGCGTCGATTGCACTGGAACCGCTTATTACCTGCACGGGCCATCGAAAATCTCTGTTACGTCGCAGCGGTGAATCGGGTGGGCACGGACGGTAAAGGGATGGTCTACACGGGCGACAGCCATATCTTCGACTTCCAGGGCGAGTCACTGCTCAGTGCCGGTGAGGCGGACGGCGTGTTCACCATGAGCCTCAACGCGGCCGATCTGAGTGCCTATCGTGAGCGGTTTCCGGCCAACCTGGATGCGGACGATTTCGAGCTGCGCTGA
- the leuA gene encoding 2-isopropylmalate synthase, which produces MTMLKNPSSKYRAFPVIDLPDRTWPSKTITSAPVWCSSDLRDGNQSLIEPMDAVKKLRFWKTLVSVGVKEIEASFPAASQTDFDFVRTLIEDGHIPDDTTIQVLTQGREDLIARTFESLRGAKKAIVHLYNATCPAFRRIVFNQDKDGIKEIAVSAAKLFVKYAAQQPETHWTFEYSPETFSATELEFAKEVCDAVIEVWNPTPEHKMILNLPATVECATPNIYADQIEWFGRNINRRDSVLISLHTHNDRGTGVAATELGLMAGADRVEGCLFGNGERTGNVDLVTVALNMYTQGLDPQLDFSDIDGVRKVVEECNQIPVHPRHPYVGDLVHTAFSGSHQDAIRKGFAQQKPDALWEVPYLPIDPADIGRSYEAVIRVNSQSGKGGIAYLLEQEYGISLPRRMQIEFSQVVQRETDRLGLEMTAQQIHNLLRTEYLQANTPYALVSHRLQEENGHSAVEVEVSAKGDGETNLRWSGKGNGALEALVAGLPVNAEIMDYNEHAIGAGTNAKAAAYIELRVNGGRAVHGVGIDENITTASFKAVFSALNRSLTETEAKAA; this is translated from the coding sequence ATGACCATGCTCAAAAACCCGTCTTCCAAATACCGCGCCTTCCCGGTCATTGATTTGCCTGATCGTACCTGGCCATCGAAAACCATCACCAGCGCACCTGTCTGGTGCAGCTCCGACCTGCGCGATGGCAACCAGTCGCTGATCGAGCCGATGGATGCGGTAAAAAAGCTGCGCTTCTGGAAGACCCTGGTCAGTGTTGGCGTAAAGGAAATCGAGGCATCGTTCCCGGCTGCGTCGCAAACCGACTTTGATTTTGTGCGCACCCTGATCGAAGACGGCCACATCCCGGACGACACCACCATCCAGGTGCTGACCCAGGGCCGTGAAGACTTGATCGCACGCACTTTCGAGTCGTTGCGCGGGGCGAAAAAAGCCATCGTTCACCTGTACAACGCCACCTGCCCTGCGTTTCGCCGCATCGTGTTCAATCAGGACAAGGACGGCATCAAGGAGATCGCGGTCAGCGCCGCCAAGCTGTTCGTCAAATACGCCGCCCAGCAGCCCGAAACCCACTGGACATTCGAGTACTCGCCAGAGACGTTCAGCGCCACTGAGCTGGAGTTCGCCAAGGAAGTCTGTGACGCAGTGATCGAGGTCTGGAACCCAACACCTGAGCACAAGATGATCCTCAACTTGCCTGCCACTGTTGAGTGCGCCACCCCTAACATCTACGCCGACCAGATCGAGTGGTTCGGCCGCAACATCAACCGCCGTGACAGCGTCTTGATCAGCCTGCACACCCACAACGACCGTGGCACTGGTGTTGCCGCAACCGAACTGGGCCTGATGGCTGGCGCCGATCGTGTCGAAGGCTGCCTGTTTGGCAACGGCGAGCGTACCGGCAACGTCGACCTGGTGACGGTGGCCTTGAACATGTACACCCAGGGCCTGGATCCACAACTGGACTTCTCGGACATCGACGGCGTGCGCAAAGTGGTCGAAGAGTGCAACCAGATCCCGGTTCACCCTCGTCACCCGTATGTGGGCGACCTGGTCCACACCGCGTTCTCCGGCTCGCACCAGGACGCTATCCGCAAAGGCTTCGCCCAGCAAAAACCGGACGCCCTTTGGGAAGTGCCGTACTTGCCAATCGACCCGGCGGATATTGGCCGCAGCTATGAAGCCGTGATCCGGGTTAACAGCCAGTCGGGCAAAGGCGGAATTGCTTACCTGCTGGAGCAGGAATACGGCATCAGCTTGCCACGCCGTATGCAGATCGAATTCAGCCAGGTCGTTCAGCGCGAAACCGATCGCCTGGGTCTGGAAATGACGGCTCAGCAGATTCACAACTTGCTTCGCACTGAGTACTTGCAGGCCAATACGCCTTACGCGCTGGTCAGCCACCGCTTACAGGAAGAGAACGGCCATAGCGCAGTCGAGGTTGAAGTGTCGGCCAAAGGCGATGGCGAAACCAACCTGCGCTGGAGCGGCAAGGGCAACGGCGCGCTGGAAGCGCTGGTCGCTGGCCTGCCGGTCAACGCCGAAATAATGGACTACAACGAACACGCAATTGGCGCGGGCACCAACGCCAAGGCTGCGGCTTACATTGAACTGCGGGTCAATGGCGGGCGTGCCGTACATGGCGTGGGTATTGATGAAAACATCACCACGGCAAGCTTCAAGGCCGTGTTCAGCGCCCTGAACCGTTCGCTGACCGAAACCGAGGCCAAAGCGGCGTAA
- a CDS encoding M23 family metallopeptidase, translated as MSRFLSAVLLLCLTLNAHAADSYITRLLNKPVPGGVAVIELGTGAQAPKATYDGKPVLVIKEQDTWRAIVGIPLTVKPGPQSIISGSRELSFTVGNKKYPEQRITLKNQRQVNPNPADIKRIDNELAIQIKAYRTFSPNTPSNLLLDKPVNGPLSSKFGVRRFFNGEERNPHAGLDFAVPAGTPIKTPAAGKVILIGNYFFNGNTVFVDHGQGFISMFCHMSKIDTKVGQQLARGDVVGKVGSTGRATGPHMHWNVSLNDARVDPAIFIGAFQP; from the coding sequence ATGTCACGCTTTCTTTCTGCCGTCCTGTTGCTCTGCCTGACCCTCAACGCGCACGCAGCTGACAGTTACATCACGCGCTTATTGAATAAACCGGTGCCGGGCGGTGTTGCCGTGATTGAGCTGGGGACCGGCGCGCAAGCACCCAAGGCAACCTACGATGGCAAACCGGTGCTGGTGATCAAGGAGCAGGACACCTGGCGGGCGATTGTCGGCATCCCGCTAACGGTAAAACCGGGCCCCCAATCAATCATCAGCGGCTCGCGGGAACTGAGCTTCACGGTGGGCAACAAGAAATACCCCGAGCAGCGCATCACGCTGAAGAACCAGCGCCAGGTCAACCCCAACCCGGCTGACATCAAGCGCATCGACAACGAGCTGGCGATTCAGATCAAGGCTTACCGTACTTTCAGCCCCAACACCCCGAGTAACCTGCTGCTGGACAAACCGGTCAACGGACCGCTGTCCAGCAAGTTTGGCGTGCGCCGCTTTTTCAACGGTGAAGAACGCAACCCCCACGCTGGCCTCGACTTTGCCGTACCTGCAGGTACGCCCATCAAAACCCCGGCGGCCGGTAAAGTGATCCTGATCGGCAACTACTTCTTCAATGGCAACACGGTGTTCGTGGATCACGGCCAAGGCTTCATCAGCATGTTTTGCCATATGTCGAAAATTGACACCAAGGTTGGCCAGCAACTGGCTCGTGGCGACGTAGTGGGCAAGGTCGGCTCCACCGGACGCGCCACAGGCCCTCATATGCACTGGAACGTCAGCCTCAATGACGCCAGGGTTGACCCGGCTATTTTCATCGGGGCCTTCCAACCCTGA
- the xseA gene encoding exodeoxyribonuclease VII large subunit, which translates to MIKDPFARLNLDREVLTVSQLNGRARVLLEDVFSNIWVEGEISNLARPASGHVYFTLKDSGAQVRCALFRNNAARVRQALKDGLAVKVRGKVSLFEGRGDYQLILDTVEPAGDGALRLAFDALKEKLSAEGLFSPERKVALPAHPQRIGIVSSPTGAVIRDIISVFRRRAPQVELTLIPTAVQGREATAQIVRALRLADARGFDALILARGGGSLEDLWCFNEEAVARAIDACVTPIVNAVGHETDVSIADFVADVRAPTPSAAAELLAPDSSDLQRRIDSLHRRLVMRIRDRLMRDRLRLDGLARRLRHPGERLRQQAQRLDDLDMRMRRAFERSLNTRRERLIRLETRLAAQHPGRQLAMLRQRLDSLAERLPRAMREGLKARRMQLQSQMQTLHVVSPLATLGRGYSILLDERGNAIRSAGQTHNGQRLKARLGEGELQVRVEDNHLTPVTLSLLD; encoded by the coding sequence ATGATTAAAGACCCCTTTGCAAGACTCAACCTTGACCGAGAAGTCCTGACCGTCAGCCAACTCAATGGCCGGGCGCGGGTGTTGCTCGAAGACGTGTTCAGCAACATCTGGGTAGAAGGCGAAATTTCCAACCTCGCCCGCCCCGCTTCCGGCCACGTGTATTTCACCCTCAAGGACAGTGGCGCCCAGGTGCGTTGCGCGCTGTTTCGCAACAACGCGGCGCGGGTTCGCCAGGCCTTGAAGGACGGCCTGGCGGTGAAGGTCCGGGGCAAGGTGTCGTTGTTTGAAGGCCGCGGTGACTATCAACTGATCCTCGATACGGTGGAGCCCGCGGGTGATGGCGCGCTGCGCCTGGCCTTCGATGCACTGAAAGAAAAACTCAGCGCCGAAGGCCTGTTCAGCCCCGAGCGCAAGGTTGCCCTGCCTGCTCACCCGCAGCGCATCGGTATTGTCAGCTCGCCCACCGGAGCGGTGATTCGCGACATCATCAGCGTCTTTCGTCGCCGGGCGCCTCAGGTCGAACTGACACTGATCCCCACCGCCGTGCAAGGTCGCGAAGCCACGGCGCAAATTGTCCGGGCATTGCGACTGGCTGATGCCCGGGGTTTCGACGCCTTGATCCTGGCCCGAGGCGGCGGTTCTCTGGAAGACCTGTGGTGCTTTAACGAAGAAGCCGTAGCCCGTGCCATCGATGCCTGTGTGACGCCGATTGTCAACGCTGTCGGTCATGAAACCGATGTGTCCATCGCCGACTTTGTAGCGGACGTACGCGCGCCAACGCCCTCTGCGGCTGCTGAGTTGCTGGCACCGGACTCAAGTGACCTGCAACGCCGAATTGACAGCCTGCACCGGCGCCTGGTGATGCGCATTCGCGACCGTTTGATGCGCGACCGCTTGCGACTGGATGGCCTGGCACGCCGCTTGCGCCACCCTGGCGAACGCCTGCGCCAGCAGGCCCAGCGCCTGGATGACCTGGACATGCGCATGCGCCGAGCGTTCGAGCGCAGCCTCAATACCCGCCGCGAGCGTCTGATCCGCCTCGAAACCCGACTGGCGGCACAGCATCCGGGGCGCCAACTGGCCATGTTGCGCCAGCGCCTGGACAGTCTGGCGGAACGCTTGCCACGGGCCATGCGCGAAGGCCTCAAGGCACGCCGCATGCAGCTGCAAAGCCAGATGCAAACCTTGCACGTGGTCAGCCCGCTGGCGACCCTTGGGCGCGGCTACAGCATTTTGCTGGATGAGCGTGGCAATGCCATTCGCAGCGCCGGGCAAACCCATAACGGCCAGCGCTTGAAAGCCAGGCTGGGCGAAGGCGAACTGCAAGTCCGGGTCGAGGATAATCACCTCACGCCCGTCACCCTTTCCTTACTGGATTAA
- a CDS encoding sulfite exporter TauE/SafE family protein encodes MDLPFTGSEWVLLELAIALAYIVFGVAGFGTALVAGPLLILCLPLSKIIPLLVLLDFVAAFGNWLPARRDVARPELLRLLPCMAIGCVVGVTFLLSLKSDLLLLLMGLFITAYALYSLAVKVKPTQVAAGWAIPTGITGGLFGALFGSGGFLYALYLNARLPKEAARATQSALISCSTVVRLSLFVIAGVYADGELLLLGACLLPAMALGLWVGRRLTRKLSREAFVRLVTWLVLASGIALIARYLSA; translated from the coding sequence ATGGATTTGCCTTTTACGGGTAGCGAGTGGGTGTTGCTGGAGCTGGCAATTGCGCTGGCATATATCGTGTTTGGCGTGGCCGGGTTCGGCACCGCACTGGTGGCGGGGCCGCTGCTGATCCTGTGCCTGCCTTTGTCCAAAATCATCCCGTTGCTGGTGTTGCTGGATTTTGTCGCGGCATTTGGCAACTGGCTGCCTGCCCGGCGAGATGTGGCGCGCCCCGAGTTGTTGCGCTTGCTGCCGTGCATGGCGATCGGCTGCGTGGTCGGCGTGACATTCTTGCTTAGCCTCAAGTCCGACCTGTTGTTGCTGTTGATGGGGCTTTTTATCACCGCTTACGCCTTGTATAGCCTGGCGGTAAAGGTGAAACCGACACAGGTGGCAGCCGGCTGGGCCATCCCCACGGGTATCACGGGCGGCTTGTTCGGCGCCCTGTTTGGTAGTGGCGGCTTTTTGTATGCGCTGTACCTCAACGCGCGATTGCCCAAGGAAGCAGCGCGGGCGACCCAAAGTGCGTTGATCAGTTGCAGCACCGTGGTGCGCCTGAGCCTGTTTGTGATCGCAGGCGTATATGCCGACGGCGAGCTACTGTTGCTGGGTGCCTGCTTGTTGCCTGCCATGGCATTGGGGTTGTGGGTAGGGCGCCGGCTGACGCGCAAATTGTCCCGTGAGGCTTTTGTGCGACTGGTGACGTGGCTGGTACTGGCCAGCGGGATTGCGCTGATTGCGCGCTATCTGAGCGCTTGA
- a CDS encoding sugar ABC transporter ATPase — protein sequence MNSQSIIVPKISTLPVHEPRARAIVRWLVRKNIIEEELTTCGRTGNGMAYAIAPGAREVVLHPEALPFGQPVNGLEIITKRCIYTPSKGFLEEAGCAECRKEVGEALFDSLEDWMPGRTDNYICPLCAHEDDINGFLFLQPCAFSNLGFIFNNWAEAGFKQSFLDEFADWLDQPVAWVKVEL from the coding sequence ATGAACTCGCAAAGCATCATCGTTCCCAAAATATCCACCTTGCCGGTGCATGAGCCCCGTGCCAGGGCCATCGTGCGCTGGCTGGTGCGCAAGAACATCATTGAAGAAGAACTGACCACGTGCGGACGTACGGGCAACGGCATGGCGTATGCCATCGCACCGGGTGCCCGGGAGGTGGTGCTGCACCCTGAGGCGCTGCCATTTGGTCAGCCGGTCAATGGCCTGGAGATCATTACCAAGCGCTGCATCTACACCCCGTCCAAGGGCTTTCTCGAAGAAGCCGGCTGCGCCGAGTGCCGCAAGGAAGTGGGGGAGGCGTTGTTCGACAGTCTCGAGGACTGGATGCCGGGGCGTACCGACAATTACATTTGCCCGTTGTGCGCCCATGAAGACGACATCAACGGCTTTCTGTTTTTGCAGCCGTGCGCGTTTTCCAACCTGGGCTTTATTTTCAACAACTGGGCCGAGGCGGGTTTCAAGCAAAGCTTCCTCGACGAGTTTGCCGACTGGCTTGATCAGCCGGTGGCGTGGGTGAAAGTCGAGCTGTGA
- the guaB gene encoding IMP dehydrogenase: MLRISQEALTFDDILLVPGYSEVLPNEVSLKTRLTRGIELNIPLVSAAMDTVTEARLAIAMAQEGGIGIIHKNMTIEQQAHEVRKVKRFEAGVVKEPITIEADATVRELLELTRQHNISGVPVLHNGDLVGIVTSRDVRFENRLEATVRDVMTPKERLVTVKEGADKEEARELLHKHRIERVLIVDDKFALKGMMTVNDIEKAKAYPLASKDDQGRLRVGAAVGTGKDTADRVAALVAAGVDVVVVDTAHGHSKGVIDRVRWVKQNFPEVQVIGGNIATGAAALALAEAGADAVKVGIGPGSICTTRIVAGVGVPQISAIANVAAALEGTGVPLIADGGIRFSGDLSKAIVAGASCVMMGSMFAGTEEAPGEIELYQGRSYKAYRGMGSLGAMSQSQGSSDRYFQDSSAGAEKLVPEGIEGRVAYKGSLTAIVHQLMGGLRSSMGYTGCADIEQMRTKPEFVRITGAGMAESHVHDVQITKEAPNYRVG; this comes from the coding sequence ATGCTGCGTATCAGCCAAGAAGCACTCACATTCGATGACATCCTTCTCGTCCCCGGTTATTCCGAGGTTCTCCCGAACGAAGTCAGCCTAAAGACTCGTTTGACCCGTGGCATTGAACTGAATATTCCGCTGGTTTCCGCCGCAATGGACACCGTGACTGAAGCCCGTCTGGCAATCGCCATGGCTCAGGAAGGCGGTATCGGCATCATCCACAAGAACATGACCATCGAGCAGCAAGCTCACGAAGTTCGCAAGGTCAAGCGCTTCGAAGCCGGTGTGGTTAAAGAGCCCATCACCATCGAGGCTGATGCCACGGTACGTGAACTGCTTGAACTGACCCGCCAGCACAACATCTCCGGCGTTCCTGTACTGCACAATGGCGACCTGGTCGGCATCGTGACGTCCCGTGACGTGCGCTTCGAAAACCGTCTGGAAGCTACCGTTCGTGACGTGATGACGCCTAAAGAGCGTCTGGTCACGGTCAAGGAAGGCGCCGACAAGGAAGAAGCCCGCGAACTGCTGCACAAGCACCGCATCGAGCGCGTGCTGATCGTCGACGACAAATTTGCCCTCAAAGGCATGATGACCGTTAACGACATCGAAAAAGCCAAGGCTTACCCGCTGGCCAGCAAGGACGATCAAGGTCGTCTGCGCGTAGGCGCTGCGGTAGGTACCGGCAAGGACACCGCTGATCGCGTGGCCGCCCTCGTGGCTGCTGGCGTTGACGTGGTGGTTGTCGACACCGCTCACGGTCACTCCAAAGGCGTGATCGACCGCGTTCGTTGGGTCAAGCAGAACTTCCCTGAAGTTCAGGTGATCGGCGGCAACATCGCCACCGGCGCTGCTGCTCTGGCCCTGGCTGAAGCTGGCGCTGACGCGGTTAAAGTCGGTATCGGCCCAGGCTCGATCTGCACCACCCGTATCGTGGCCGGTGTTGGCGTTCCGCAAATCAGCGCGATTGCCAATGTTGCTGCTGCCCTTGAAGGCACTGGCGTACCGTTGATCGCTGACGGCGGCATCCGTTTCTCGGGTGACTTGTCCAAGGCCATCGTTGCCGGTGCGTCCTGCGTGATGATGGGTTCGATGTTTGCCGGTACTGAAGAAGCACCGGGCGAGATCGAGTTGTACCAGGGCCGTTCGTACAAGGCCTACCGCGGCATGGGTTCGCTGGGTGCGATGTCGCAATCCCAGGGTTCCTCCGACCGTTACTTCCAAGACTCCTCCGCGGGTGCCGAGAAGCTGGTGCCGGAAGGCATCGAAGGTCGCGTGGCGTACAAGGGTTCGTTGACCGCAATCGTTCACCAACTGATGGGCGGTCTGCGTTCCTCGATGGGTTACACCGGCTGTGCCGACATCGAGCAAATGCGTACCAAACCCGAGTTCGTGCGCATCACCGGCGCTGGCATGGCTGAATCCCACGTCCACGACGTGCAGATCACCAAAGAAGCTCCAAACTATCGCGTAGGTTGA